The following coding sequences lie in one uncultured Mailhella sp. genomic window:
- a CDS encoding metalloregulator ArsR/SmtB family transcription factor: MKALRYLKALSDETRLRLALVLFHYELSVNELVSLLNMGQSRISRHLKILTEAGLLQSRRDGLWVFYSAEPEGPGHDFLSSVVAFAQDDEACRADLDMASRIIEERALKTRQFFNEIADDWDEMNREILGDFSLPDVILRAVPENCGVAADLGCGTGEVLEHLRGSCRELIGVDDSPRMLELARRRFGDNMNGISLRIGELDYLPLRDGEADFICINLVLHHLSRPSTSLGEIARVLHPGGLVLVTDFDQHTQESMRTMYGDRWLGFSLDELSSALTKTGLSIVDYRRQPVKKNLALHLILARKPAASSAAL, encoded by the coding sequence ATGAAAGCTCTCCGGTATCTCAAAGCCCTTTCGGATGAAACCCGCCTGCGTCTGGCGCTGGTTCTTTTCCACTACGAGCTGTCCGTGAACGAGCTGGTGTCGCTTCTCAACATGGGGCAGTCGCGCATTTCGCGACACCTCAAGATTCTCACGGAAGCGGGCCTGCTCCAGTCGCGTCGCGACGGCCTGTGGGTCTTTTACTCCGCCGAGCCGGAGGGGCCGGGGCACGATTTTCTGAGCAGCGTCGTTGCCTTCGCGCAGGACGACGAGGCCTGCCGCGCCGATCTCGACATGGCTTCGCGCATCATTGAGGAACGCGCCCTGAAAACAAGGCAGTTCTTCAACGAAATCGCCGACGACTGGGATGAAATGAACCGTGAGATTCTCGGCGACTTTTCCCTGCCGGACGTGATTCTGCGCGCCGTGCCGGAGAACTGCGGCGTGGCCGCCGACCTCGGCTGCGGCACGGGCGAGGTGCTGGAGCATCTGCGCGGAAGCTGCCGGGAACTCATCGGCGTGGACGATTCCCCGCGCATGCTGGAGCTGGCCCGCCGCCGCTTCGGCGACAACATGAACGGCATTTCCCTGCGCATCGGCGAGCTCGACTATCTGCCGCTGCGCGACGGCGAAGCGGATTTCATCTGCATCAATCTTGTGCTGCATCATCTTTCCCGTCCGTCCACCTCGCTGGGAGAAATCGCCCGGGTGCTGCATCCCGGCGGGCTCGTGCTGGTCACCGATTTCGATCAGCACACGCAGGAGTCCATGCGCACCATGTACGGCGACCGCTGGCTCGGCTTCTCTCTCGACGAACTCTCTTCCGCGCTGACAAAAACAGGGCTCTCCATTGTGGACTACCGCCGTCAGCCGGTGAAAAAAAATCTGGCGCTTCATCTCATTCTGGCCCGCAAGCCTGCGGCGTCCTCCGCCGCGCTGTAA
- a CDS encoding exonuclease domain-containing protein has protein sequence MACVVALDFETSDKYADSACALGMSRIEGGRVTDNWYSLIRPPRSTVYFTEIHGLTWDMLKNQRTFPELWPDISAFLRDARLLVAHNATFDRRVLFGCCRSFGLDAPNIPFACTVKGSRRGLRLPHHRLNDVCAYLGLELDHHNAASDAMAAANIYLHLRSLGMTDEEMMLKG, from the coding sequence ATGGCCTGCGTGGTGGCTCTGGATTTTGAAACGTCCGACAAGTACGCCGACAGCGCCTGCGCTCTGGGCATGTCGCGCATCGAGGGCGGTCGGGTGACGGACAACTGGTACAGCCTCATCCGCCCGCCGCGTTCCACGGTGTACTTTACCGAAATTCACGGGCTCACCTGGGACATGCTCAAGAATCAGCGCACCTTCCCCGAACTGTGGCCGGATATCTCCGCCTTTCTGCGGGACGCGCGTCTGCTTGTGGCGCACAACGCCACCTTCGACAGGCGCGTGCTTTTCGGCTGCTGCCGATCCTTCGGACTGGATGCGCCGAACATTCCCTTCGCCTGCACGGTGAAGGGTTCGCGGCGGGGTCTGCGTCTTCCGCATCATCGCCTGAACGACGTGTGCGCCTATCTCGGCCTGGAGCTGGATCATCACAACGCGGCTTCCGACGCCATGGCCGCGGCCAACATCTATCTGCATCTGCGCTCGCTCGGCATGACGGACGAGGAGATGATGCTGAAAGGATAA
- a CDS encoding pyridoxamine kinase, giving the protein MQGVPVLRVAAIHDLSGFGRASLTVAIPILATMGIQVCPLPTAVLSSQTSGVDDFTFLDLTDQMGPMMDHWARLGLRFDAVYSGFLGSPDQSGLAERCIREFCAPGGLAVVDPVLGDNGALDPTQTPEMVEAMRRLVRRADVITPNLTEAAFLLGEDFRPDISRDGLRDQLCALAAMGPSGVVITSAPASCAANTSTVAYDGRRFWQVEVPHLNAFYPGTGDAFASVLTGSLLLGDSLPVAVDRAVHFVYLGIQATYGYDTPHRDGVLLERTLPSLRMPFTGGSYTEF; this is encoded by the coding sequence ATGCAGGGAGTTCCCGTTCTCCGCGTTGCGGCCATACACGATCTTTCCGGCTTCGGCCGGGCGTCTCTCACCGTGGCCATTCCCATTCTGGCCACCATGGGCATTCAGGTCTGCCCGCTGCCGACGGCCGTGCTCTCTTCTCAGACTTCGGGCGTGGACGACTTCACCTTCCTTGATCTGACCGATCAGATGGGCCCCATGATGGATCACTGGGCGCGCCTCGGCCTCAGGTTCGACGCCGTGTATTCCGGCTTTCTCGGCAGTCCGGATCAGTCGGGTCTGGCCGAGCGCTGCATCCGGGAATTTTGCGCGCCGGGCGGCCTTGCCGTGGTGGATCCCGTGCTCGGCGACAACGGCGCGCTCGATCCCACGCAGACGCCGGAAATGGTGGAGGCCATGCGCAGACTCGTGCGCCGGGCCGACGTCATCACGCCCAATCTCACGGAAGCGGCCTTTCTTCTGGGCGAAGACTTCCGGCCCGACATCAGCCGCGACGGCCTGCGCGATCAGCTCTGCGCGCTGGCGGCCATGGGGCCTTCGGGCGTGGTCATCACGAGCGCGCCCGCGTCCTGCGCGGCGAACACGTCCACCGTGGCCTACGACGGGCGTCGGTTCTGGCAGGTGGAGGTGCCGCATCTGAACGCCTTCTATCCCGGCACCGGCGACGCCTTTGCCAGCGTGCTCACGGGGAGCCTTCTGCTCGGCGATTCCCTTCCCGTGGCCGTGGATCGGGCCGTGCACTTCGTGTACCTCGGCATTCAGGCCACCTACGGCTACGACACGCCGCACCGCGACGGCGTGCTGCTTGAACGCACGCTCCCTTCCCTGCGCATGCCCTTCACCGGCGGCAGCTACACGGAATTTTGA
- a CDS encoding YIP1 family protein, producing the protein MIIECPSCRFRRDVPTASIRPGKKYKVTCPRCSAVFHFSLPEEETPAQTEPQNAAAPQPSEAPAAEQKPAVPHLSTEQEGDDPLPPGAQIPQFNREEPAPEKKEEEKPEEKTPEPHKSAGLWERWQNMREHVRQYDEGQEESASRNDGRPDGAPWESPEYYGFWGSFSRTLLGVLFHAPDFFRHVRCNFSVIRPILFYVLLSLFQMLASRLWSMKALRELTATATDPQTLAMAETLMKSMNLPLMLLVTPFFSIFQAVILAGLYHLMIRMVQPDKADFSTTLRVVCYSAAPLVLCIVPMVGSLIASIWFVAAAFIGCKFALNLSWMRTLLALLPLYILEFALVSQIPAFMAGAA; encoded by the coding sequence ATGATTATCGAATGTCCTTCCTGCCGCTTCAGGCGCGACGTGCCCACGGCCTCCATCCGGCCCGGAAAGAAATACAAGGTGACCTGTCCGCGCTGCTCCGCCGTGTTCCATTTCTCTCTGCCGGAAGAGGAAACGCCCGCGCAGACCGAGCCGCAAAACGCCGCCGCTCCGCAGCCTTCCGAAGCCCCCGCCGCCGAACAGAAACCCGCGGTGCCCCATCTTTCCACGGAGCAGGAAGGCGACGATCCGCTTCCTCCCGGAGCGCAGATTCCGCAGTTCAACCGCGAGGAGCCCGCGCCTGAAAAGAAGGAAGAGGAAAAGCCCGAGGAAAAGACTCCCGAGCCGCACAAGAGCGCCGGACTCTGGGAACGCTGGCAGAACATGCGCGAACACGTGCGCCAGTACGACGAAGGGCAGGAGGAATCCGCCTCCCGCAACGACGGCCGCCCCGACGGCGCACCCTGGGAAAGCCCCGAATACTACGGCTTCTGGGGCAGCTTTTCCCGCACGCTGCTCGGCGTTCTCTTTCACGCGCCGGACTTCTTCCGGCATGTGCGCTGCAACTTTTCGGTCATCCGGCCCATCCTCTTCTACGTGCTGCTGAGCCTCTTCCAGATGCTCGCGTCGCGCCTGTGGTCCATGAAGGCCCTGCGGGAACTCACCGCCACGGCCACCGATCCGCAGACCCTGGCCATGGCCGAAACGCTCATGAAAAGCATGAACCTGCCGCTCATGCTGCTCGTGACGCCGTTCTTCTCCATTTTTCAGGCGGTGATTCTGGCCGGTCTCTATCATCTGATGATACGCATGGTGCAGCCGGACAAGGCGGACTTTTCCACCACCCTGCGCGTGGTGTGCTACAGCGCCGCACCGCTCGTGCTGTGCATCGTGCCCATGGTGGGCAGCCTCATTGCGTCCATCTGGTTCGTGGCCGCGGCCTTCATCGGCTGCAAGTTCGCCCTGAACCTTTCCTGGATGCGCACCCTGCTTGCTCTGCTGCCCCTGTACATTCTGGAATTCGCCCTGGTTTCACAGATTCCCGCCTTCATGGCGGGCGCGGCCTGA
- the ahcY gene encoding adenosylhomocysteinase, giving the protein MSAKNLDLSLDYKIADINLADFGKKEIQLSEREMPGLMELIRRYGDKKPLKGLKISGSLHMTIQTAMLIRTLYELGADIRWASCNIFSTQDHAAAAIAEQGMAKVFAWKGESLEDYWWCTEMALTWPDGSGPDLIVDDGGDATLLIHKGVEAENDPSVLNREPSCKEEGIIMERIALSLTSDPYRWHRVAAAVRGVSEETTTGVHRLYQMEKEGKLLFPAINVNDSVTKSKFDNLYGCRESLADGIKRATDVMVAGKVVVVCGFGEVGKGCAASMRGFGARVLVTEIDPICALQAAMEGYQVVTMEDALPYGDIYVTCTGNCDVITGEHMMGMKDEAIVCNIGHFDSEIQMSWLESNPECRKMEIKPQVDKWFLPSGRSIIVLAEGRLVNLGCATGHASFVMSNSFTNQVLAQMDLAANKHEVRVYTLPKKLDEEVARLHLDRLGVKLSKLTQKQADYIGVPVDGPFKNDMYRY; this is encoded by the coding sequence ATGTCCGCCAAGAATCTCGATCTGTCTCTGGACTACAAAATCGCCGACATCAACCTTGCCGACTTCGGCAAGAAGGAAATCCAGCTCTCCGAGCGCGAAATGCCCGGTCTCATGGAGCTCATCCGCCGCTACGGCGACAAAAAGCCCCTCAAGGGCCTGAAAATCAGCGGCTCTCTGCACATGACCATTCAGACGGCCATGCTCATCCGCACGCTCTACGAGCTCGGCGCTGACATCCGCTGGGCTTCCTGCAACATCTTCTCCACCCAGGATCACGCCGCCGCGGCCATCGCCGAACAGGGCATGGCCAAGGTGTTCGCCTGGAAGGGCGAATCCCTGGAAGACTACTGGTGGTGCACCGAAATGGCCCTCACCTGGCCCGACGGCTCCGGCCCCGACCTCATCGTGGACGACGGCGGCGACGCCACCCTGCTCATCCACAAGGGCGTGGAGGCGGAAAACGATCCTTCCGTGCTGAACCGCGAGCCTTCCTGCAAGGAAGAAGGCATCATCATGGAGCGCATCGCCCTCTCCCTCACCAGTGATCCCTACCGCTGGCACCGCGTGGCCGCCGCCGTCCGCGGCGTGTCCGAAGAAACCACCACCGGCGTGCATCGCCTCTATCAGATGGAAAAGGAAGGCAAACTGCTCTTCCCCGCCATCAACGTGAACGACTCCGTCACCAAGTCCAAGTTCGACAACCTGTACGGCTGCCGCGAATCCCTGGCCGACGGCATCAAGCGCGCCACCGACGTCATGGTGGCCGGCAAGGTCGTGGTGGTCTGCGGCTTCGGCGAAGTGGGCAAGGGCTGCGCCGCCTCCATGCGCGGCTTCGGCGCCCGCGTGCTCGTCACGGAAATCGACCCCATCTGCGCTCTTCAGGCCGCCATGGAAGGCTATCAGGTGGTCACCATGGAAGACGCCCTGCCCTACGGCGACATCTACGTCACCTGCACCGGCAACTGCGACGTCATCACCGGCGAACACATGATGGGCATGAAGGATGAAGCCATCGTGTGCAACATCGGTCACTTCGACAGCGAAATCCAGATGTCCTGGCTCGAATCCAATCCCGAATGCCGCAAGATGGAAATCAAGCCGCAGGTGGACAAGTGGTTCCTGCCTTCCGGCCGTTCCATCATCGTGCTGGCCGAAGGCCGCCTCGTGAACCTCGGCTGCGCCACCGGCCACGCGAGCTTCGTGATGTCCAACTCCTTCACCAATCAGGTGCTCGCCCAGATGGATCTTGCCGCCAACAAGCACGAAGTGCGCGTCTATACTCTGCCCAAGAAGCTCGACGAAGAAGTGGCGAGGCTCCACCTCGACCGCCTCGGCGTGAAGCTCTCCAAGCTCACCCAGAAGCAGGCCGACTACATCGGCGTTCCCGTGGACGGCCCCTTCAAGAACGACATGTACCGCTACTAA